A DNA window from Mariprofundus aestuarium contains the following coding sequences:
- the rpsR gene encoding 30S ribosomal protein S18 yields MSEEVKTTAAPAQGDRPQRTERPQGDRPARPQGDRPRRPQGARPQGRFQSRRKFCKFCADTSLNIDHKDPDMLRGFITERCKILPSRVTGTCAKHQRSLTTAIKRARILALVAFTPLHHD; encoded by the coding sequence ATGAGTGAAGAAGTAAAAACAACTGCTGCACCAGCTCAGGGCGACCGCCCGCAGCGCACTGAACGTCCACAGGGTGACCGCCCAGCTCGTCCGCAGGGCGACCGTCCGCGCCGCCCACAGGGTGCACGTCCACAGGGCCGTTTTCAGAGCCGTCGTAAATTCTGCAAGTTCTGTGCAGACACGAGCCTGAATATCGATCACAAGGACCCGGATATGCTGCGCGGCTTTATTACCGAGCGTTGCAAAATCCTGCCATCACGTGTGACAGGTACATGTGCCAAGCATCAGCGTAGCCTGACTACTGCGATCAAACGCGCACGTATTCTGGCTCTGGTGGCATTCACCCCGCTACACCACGATTGA
- the rpsF gene encoding 30S ribosomal protein S6: MYYETIFIVNPDISQENTEALTDSLVEKIEKVGGRIVKRENWGSRPLSYTIANRKRGNYMLLVTDGSAEAIKTLEHAISLEERIIRSLTTSLTELSDNPSPLLRRAQAAAKREEVAAEEKAEAEAAAVVAAEAAAAAPAEEAVVEAVAEEKVAEATPADGADASA, translated from the coding sequence TTGTATTACGAAACTATTTTTATCGTTAATCCTGATATCTCTCAGGAAAACACCGAAGCACTGACCGACTCACTGGTCGAAAAAATCGAAAAAGTCGGTGGCCGCATCGTTAAACGCGAAAACTGGGGTTCACGTCCGTTGTCATACACTATTGCCAACCGTAAACGTGGAAACTACATGCTGCTGGTAACCGACGGCAGTGCCGAAGCAATCAAGACTCTGGAACATGCAATCAGCCTGGAGGAGCGCATTATCCGCTCCCTGACCACGTCGCTGACTGAACTTTCTGACAACCCATCCCCACTGCTGCGCCGCGCACAGGCTGCTGCCAAGCGTGAAGAAGTTGCAGCTGAAGAGAAAGCTGAAGCTGAAGCTGCTGCAGTCGTTGCTGCAGAAGCCGCTGCTGCTGCCCCTGCTGAAGAGGCTGTAGTTGAAGCTGTTGCTGAAGAGAAAGTTGCTGAGGCCACACCTGCTGATGGAGCAGACGCAAGCGCCTGA
- a CDS encoding GlsB/YeaQ/YmgE family stress response membrane protein, which translates to MMNLLIFLVIGATAGWIAGQLMKGGGYGLISNMVIGVLGAFLGKFLFGYLGFSFEGLIGTLISAVLGAVILVFIVSLIKKR; encoded by the coding sequence ATGATGAACCTACTGATATTTCTTGTTATTGGTGCCACTGCAGGCTGGATTGCTGGCCAATTGATGAAAGGGGGCGGTTACGGCCTGATCAGCAATATGGTTATCGGCGTGCTCGGCGCTTTTCTCGGGAAGTTTCTGTTCGGTTATCTCGGCTTCTCTTTTGAGGGTCTGATCGGCACGCTGATTTCGGCTGTGCTTGGTGCTGTGATTCTTGTCTTTATTGTCAGTCTGATTAAAAAACGCTAA
- the ppsA gene encoding phosphoenolpyruvate synthase, whose product MKYIRFFEELGLSDVAMVGGKNASLGEMYCQLTEKGIKIPNGFATTADAYWHYIEHNNLTDEIATTLNGLDTHDMKKLAACGHHLRSIIAHAEMPDDLEAEIIEAYQRLAKQYSEQPLAVSVRSSATAEDLPEASFAGQQESYLNVRGSAHVVEHVKQVYASLFTNRAISYRVDKNFDHMKVALSAGIQKMVRSDLASAGVMFSIDTETGFNNAVFITGSYGLGENVVQGTVRPDEAYVFKPLLKEGYRALLGRTLGEKAQKMVYSESLKHPTKNVHVPLEDQRVYCLTEDELLTLARYAVIIEEHYSELAGHLQPMDIEWAKDGNTGELFIVQARPETVHSQRDYHVIEFYKLKEISAILAQGKSVGGKIATGRARIIKDVSQIEELEPGEVLITDMTDPDWEPIMKSAAAIVTNRGGRTCHAAIISRELGLPAVVGTGSGTETITDGDMVTVSCAEGECGYVYAGELKFKLKTVNVGEMARPKTKIMMNVASPDRAFAFSATPNDGVGLARLEFIINNSIGIHPNTVLGFDKLIDAKLKREIRSRSSGYDSPLEFYVKKLAEGIATIAAAFYPSKVIFRMSDFKSNEYANLLGGKAFEPVEENPMIGFRGASRYYSDAFRDAFVLECRAMRLVRDEKGLKNVCLMIPFTRTPAEGQKVLDLMAEHGLKRGEDGLQIYMMCEIPANVIAADAFLDIFDGFSIGSNDLTQLTLGVDRDSALVAHIFDEREPAILEMLKMAIAACKRRGKYIGICGQAPSDYPEIADFLVREGIESMSLNPDSVLETTLRILELEKNLGR is encoded by the coding sequence ATGAAATATATCCGCTTTTTTGAAGAGCTGGGCTTATCCGATGTCGCCATGGTTGGAGGAAAAAACGCCTCGCTGGGTGAGATGTACTGCCAGCTGACTGAGAAGGGGATAAAAATCCCCAATGGCTTCGCCACTACCGCCGATGCCTACTGGCACTATATTGAACATAATAATCTGACCGATGAAATTGCAACAACACTGAACGGACTTGATACGCATGATATGAAGAAACTGGCGGCATGCGGCCACCACCTTCGCTCTATCATTGCCCATGCTGAAATGCCGGACGACCTAGAGGCTGAAATTATTGAGGCCTATCAACGGCTGGCAAAGCAGTACAGTGAGCAGCCGCTGGCGGTCTCGGTGCGTTCATCGGCCACAGCCGAGGATCTTCCCGAAGCCTCCTTTGCCGGCCAGCAGGAGAGTTACCTCAATGTGCGCGGTTCAGCACATGTAGTAGAGCATGTTAAACAGGTCTATGCCTCACTGTTTACCAATCGCGCCATTTCCTATCGGGTCGATAAAAATTTCGACCATATGAAGGTGGCACTTTCAGCCGGCATTCAGAAGATGGTACGCAGCGATCTGGCATCGGCCGGTGTGATGTTCTCTATCGATACGGAAACCGGCTTTAACAATGCCGTGTTCATCACCGGTTCTTATGGGCTGGGTGAGAATGTGGTACAGGGTACGGTGCGCCCTGACGAGGCCTATGTCTTCAAACCACTGCTGAAGGAGGGGTACAGAGCGCTGCTTGGTCGCACACTGGGCGAGAAGGCGCAGAAGATGGTCTACTCCGAGTCGCTGAAACATCCGACCAAAAATGTGCATGTGCCGCTTGAGGATCAGCGTGTTTACTGCCTGACAGAGGATGAGCTGCTCACTTTGGCGAGATATGCGGTAATCATCGAGGAGCACTACTCGGAGTTGGCTGGGCATCTGCAACCGATGGATATTGAGTGGGCCAAGGATGGCAACACCGGTGAACTGTTTATTGTGCAGGCGAGGCCGGAAACCGTGCATTCCCAGCGTGACTACCATGTGATTGAGTTCTACAAGCTGAAAGAGATCTCCGCGATTCTTGCGCAGGGCAAAAGCGTGGGCGGCAAGATCGCCACAGGACGAGCACGCATCATCAAGGATGTATCCCAGATTGAGGAGCTGGAACCGGGTGAGGTACTGATTACCGATATGACCGATCCGGACTGGGAACCGATCATGAAGAGTGCGGCAGCAATCGTGACCAATCGGGGGGGGCGCACCTGCCATGCCGCTATCATCTCCCGCGAGCTGGGGTTGCCCGCTGTGGTAGGTACCGGCAGTGGTACTGAAACCATTACTGATGGTGACATGGTGACCGTCTCTTGTGCCGAAGGTGAGTGCGGCTATGTCTATGCGGGTGAACTTAAATTCAAGCTCAAGACTGTGAATGTGGGTGAAATGGCCCGACCAAAGACCAAGATTATGATGAATGTGGCGAGCCCTGATCGCGCCTTTGCCTTCAGTGCTACCCCCAATGATGGTGTGGGGCTTGCGCGACTGGAGTTCATTATCAACAACAGTATCGGCATCCACCCCAATACGGTTCTGGGGTTCGACAAGCTCATTGATGCCAAACTCAAACGGGAGATACGCAGCCGATCATCAGGTTACGATTCGCCGCTTGAGTTTTATGTGAAGAAGCTGGCTGAAGGCATTGCGACGATCGCGGCTGCCTTTTACCCCTCCAAGGTGATCTTCCGCATGTCGGATTTCAAATCAAATGAGTATGCCAACTTGCTTGGCGGCAAGGCATTCGAGCCTGTGGAGGAGAACCCGATGATCGGCTTCCGCGGGGCATCCCGCTACTATTCCGATGCCTTCAGGGATGCCTTTGTGCTGGAGTGCAGGGCTATGCGCCTGGTGCGCGACGAGAAGGGGCTGAAGAACGTCTGCCTGATGATTCCGTTTACCCGGACACCAGCCGAGGGGCAGAAGGTGCTCGATCTGATGGCTGAGCACGGGCTCAAGCGGGGGGAGGATGGATTGCAGATCTATATGATGTGCGAGATCCCGGCCAATGTGATTGCTGCCGATGCGTTCCTCGATATCTTCGACGGCTTCTCGATCGGCTCCAATGACCTGACCCAGCTCACCCTGGGCGTGGACCGCGACTCCGCACTGGTCGCCCATATTTTTGATGAGCGCGAGCCGGCCATCCTTGAGATGCTCAAAATGGCGATCGCCGCCTGCAAGCGGCGTGGCAAGTATATCGGCATCTGCGGGCAGGCACCGTCAGATTATCCTGAGATTGCAGATTTCCTTGTGCGCGAGGGAATCGAGTCGATGTCACTCAATCCCGATTCAGTGCTTGAAACGACGCTGCGTATCCTGGAGCTGGAGAAAAACCTGGGTCGCTAG
- a CDS encoding cation-translocating P-type ATPase: MTDIENPMVEACRADVPAELLKRIHEVPTEEVLEQLSTSEQGLDNTEVRARRKCYGINRLSEKKEMLILLQFLLQFHNLFSYLLLAGAVLSFVSEQLVQGEGSLYIAWALLAVTLLNAIFTFFQEQKAKKAMKAFRNLMTSQAVVLRGGERMQIESEHLVPGDIVLLAEGDRVTADARLIEQSMLKVDHSALTGESEPQLRSLKATSGNVLRSRNMVFSGTLVQSGTGTAVVVATGDHTQIGKIARETGEVEQSASHLQRQIAHFIRTISYIAISLGVSFFLLDYLMARNPLWVDLVFAIGIIVANVPEGLLPTVTLTLSLAAQRMAKLNVLVKNIDAIETLGSLTVICSDKTGTLTENNLHVHGVCLNGSWYDFERKQGLLSLEQKHVHLRDIPGMQDFNDILVLCNNSTLNREKSFGDATELCLKDFVGAFSNVGYIEGNQPRLHEIPFSSESRFMVTVHSYNDHARAYLKGASEVVLQMCTHYFEAGESLELTDDLRRRLLDQDISYAAQGFRVLGCALKTVADEHDDLERGFCYYGLVVMQDPPRPEVAESVRLCKEAGIRVVVISGDQESTVEHIARQTGIVEGESPVVVNGTDLPDISDEKLKEILQSPELIFARTLPRDKLRVVSLLKEMGEVVAVTGDGVNDAPALRRADVGIAMGLSGTEVAKEAADIVLLDDNFTSIVSAIKAGRAAYDNIKSFITYILTSNTPEIVPFLLFILLDWPLALPVLLILAIDLGTDMLPAIGLGMEKPESDIMQRPPRDPSAKLLTWRMIARSYGFIGPLQTAFSYLIFFDILFAGGWDWGVDIAVNSPLYMQAITGFFATIIITQMFNVFACRTSKLSSFSKGLFSNRVILIGIASEAMLLAVIALTPVGQRVFGTAPFDLAYLPVMVLFGAIILACEELRKYLYRTRGLFGLE, from the coding sequence ATGACAGATATCGAAAATCCAATGGTTGAAGCGTGCAGGGCTGATGTCCCTGCGGAGCTGCTCAAACGTATCCATGAGGTTCCGACCGAAGAGGTGCTTGAGCAGCTGAGTACTTCTGAGCAGGGGCTCGATAACACCGAGGTGCGGGCTCGGCGCAAATGTTATGGCATCAACCGGTTGAGTGAAAAAAAGGAGATGCTTATTCTGCTGCAGTTTCTACTGCAGTTTCACAATCTCTTCTCCTACCTATTGCTGGCCGGCGCAGTACTCTCTTTTGTCAGTGAGCAGCTGGTGCAGGGTGAAGGCTCGCTCTATATCGCCTGGGCACTATTGGCTGTCACCCTGCTCAATGCCATCTTTACCTTTTTTCAGGAGCAGAAAGCTAAAAAGGCGATGAAGGCATTCAGAAACCTGATGACATCACAGGCTGTGGTTCTGAGGGGTGGCGAGCGTATGCAGATTGAATCCGAGCACCTTGTGCCGGGCGATATCGTGCTACTTGCCGAAGGCGATAGAGTAACCGCCGACGCACGCTTGATAGAGCAGAGCATGCTGAAGGTGGATCACTCCGCCCTTACCGGTGAGAGCGAACCGCAATTGAGAAGTCTCAAGGCTACCAGTGGCAATGTGTTGCGTAGCCGTAACATGGTTTTCAGCGGCACGCTGGTGCAGTCAGGTACAGGAACGGCGGTGGTCGTGGCAACAGGTGACCATACCCAGATCGGTAAAATTGCACGTGAGACCGGCGAGGTTGAGCAGAGTGCATCGCATCTGCAACGGCAGATTGCTCATTTTATCCGCACCATCTCCTATATCGCCATTAGTCTTGGTGTATCGTTCTTTCTGCTCGATTACCTGATGGCCCGCAATCCGTTGTGGGTCGATCTTGTGTTTGCCATCGGTATTATTGTTGCCAACGTACCGGAGGGGCTGCTGCCGACGGTAACCCTGACGCTCTCGCTTGCTGCCCAGCGCATGGCGAAGCTCAATGTCCTAGTGAAAAATATCGATGCGATCGAAACACTCGGCAGTCTCACTGTGATCTGTTCGGACAAGACCGGCACATTGACCGAAAACAATCTTCATGTACATGGCGTTTGCCTTAATGGCAGCTGGTACGATTTTGAGCGCAAGCAGGGTCTATTGTCGCTGGAACAGAAGCATGTGCACCTGCGCGATATTCCTGGCATGCAGGACTTTAATGACATTCTGGTACTCTGTAATAACAGTACACTCAACCGGGAAAAAAGCTTTGGTGATGCGACCGAACTTTGCTTAAAGGACTTTGTCGGTGCTTTCAGCAATGTCGGATATATTGAGGGGAATCAGCCGAGACTCCACGAGATTCCCTTCTCATCAGAGAGTCGTTTTATGGTGACGGTCCACAGCTATAATGACCACGCCCGTGCCTACCTCAAGGGGGCGAGTGAGGTGGTTCTGCAGATGTGTACACACTACTTCGAGGCGGGAGAGTCGCTTGAGCTGACTGATGATCTGCGTAGGCGACTGCTGGATCAGGATATAAGTTATGCTGCCCAGGGGTTCCGGGTGCTCGGTTGCGCGCTTAAAACGGTGGCCGATGAGCATGATGATCTTGAAAGAGGATTTTGCTATTACGGATTAGTGGTGATGCAGGATCCGCCGCGTCCGGAGGTGGCTGAGTCGGTGCGACTCTGCAAAGAGGCGGGCATCAGGGTGGTCGTGATTTCCGGAGATCAGGAGTCTACAGTCGAGCATATCGCGCGGCAGACCGGTATTGTCGAAGGAGAATCACCGGTAGTGGTGAATGGCACCGATCTTCCGGATATCAGTGATGAGAAGCTCAAGGAGATACTGCAGAGCCCTGAATTGATCTTTGCCCGCACGCTGCCGCGCGACAAGCTGCGTGTTGTTTCTCTGCTTAAGGAGATGGGAGAGGTGGTGGCTGTGACCGGCGATGGCGTGAATGATGCGCCGGCACTACGCAGGGCCGATGTCGGCATTGCTATGGGCCTTAGTGGCACCGAGGTGGCCAAAGAGGCTGCAGATATTGTGCTGCTGGATGATAATTTCACTTCAATCGTCAGCGCGATCAAGGCAGGGCGTGCGGCTTACGACAACATCAAGAGCTTTATTACCTATATCCTCACTAGTAACACCCCTGAGATCGTGCCATTTCTTCTCTTTATCCTGCTCGACTGGCCGCTGGCGCTGCCGGTGTTGCTGATTCTGGCGATTGATCTGGGTACGGACATGCTCCCGGCTATTGGATTGGGTATGGAAAAACCGGAGTCAGATATCATGCAGCGTCCTCCGCGTGATCCCTCTGCAAAGTTGCTGACATGGCGTATGATCGCCCGCTCCTACGGTTTTATCGGCCCCTTGCAGACTGCCTTCTCCTACCTGATCTTCTTCGATATCCTCTTCGCAGGCGGATGGGATTGGGGCGTTGATATTGCGGTCAACAGCCCGCTCTACATGCAGGCCATCACCGGTTTTTTCGCCACGATCATTATCACCCAGATGTTCAATGTTTTTGCCTGTCGCACCAGTAAGCTCTCTTCTTTCAGCAAGGGGCTGTTCAGCAACCGGGTGATTCTGATCGGTATTGCCAGTGAGGCTATGCTACTGGCAGTTATCGCGCTAACACCGGTCGGACAGAGAGTGTTTGGCACCGCACCGTTTGATCTGGCTTACCTACCAGTGATGGTGCTGTTTGGTGCTATCATTCTGGCCTGCGAGGAGCTGCGAAAATACCTGTATCGAACCCGTGGTCTCTTCGGGCTGGAGTAG
- a CDS encoding cupin domain-containing protein, with the protein MKIIETERVEPEGLSHDPNIMKRILFHEGELPGSVRFSHALFKPGQRASAHLHEDLHEIFYILVGSGTIVINGERHGIKGGSCIRIDPGEEHELINSGQEDLAVIYFGLEG; encoded by the coding sequence ATGAAAATTATCGAAACGGAGAGGGTGGAGCCTGAAGGGCTGTCGCATGATCCGAATATTATGAAGCGGATTTTATTCCATGAAGGTGAACTTCCGGGCTCCGTCCGGTTTTCCCATGCTCTCTTCAAGCCGGGCCAGAGAGCATCTGCACACCTTCACGAGGACCTGCATGAGATATTCTATATCCTGGTGGGTAGTGGGACGATAGTGATCAATGGTGAGCGCCATGGAATTAAAGGGGGCAGCTGCATTCGCATCGACCCGGGTGAAGAGCATGAGCTTATCAATTCAGGTCAGGAGGATCTGGCGGTGATCTATTTCGGACTGGAGGGCTGA
- a CDS encoding DUF3012 domain-containing protein, which translates to MKKTVTAIFALLALISLSACSPEPGTKAWCEKMKETPKADWSANEAGTFTKHCVLGNYKKDY; encoded by the coding sequence ATGAAAAAAACTGTTACAGCTATTTTTGCCCTGCTTGCCCTGATCTCCCTCTCCGCCTGTTCACCGGAACCGGGAACCAAGGCGTGGTGCGAAAAGATGAAAGAGACGCCAAAAGCCGACTGGAGTGCTAACGAAGCCGGCACATTTACCAAACACTGCGTTCTGGGTAACTACAAAAAGGATTATTAA
- a CDS encoding adenosine kinase, producing the protein MSYDVFGVGNAIMDMQVQCDDAFLEKMGIEKGIMTLVDEQRQQEILDALADHNVNYCSGGSAANTIVGIADMGGKSAYACKTGADGFGQQYLDEMRKLGITIEVPQTEGQSGTCVVLITPDAQRTMLTNLGISSSLDEDDIVESEIAKAKYLYVEGYLFAGDSTKAAALKAIEYAIKHNVKVALTVSDPFLIHLFKDQFQQLIEGPVDLLFCNEEEAKALTGLEDPIDCAHAIHKHCENVALTLGKNGSIIMHEGEAFPVEGVEVDAIDTTGAGDMYAAGLLYGITNGIPWQKAGHLGSHAAGVVVSQLGARLPAALSFDEIQHLLD; encoded by the coding sequence ATGAGTTACGATGTTTTCGGCGTAGGCAATGCCATCATGGATATGCAGGTACAATGCGATGATGCATTCCTTGAGAAGATGGGCATTGAAAAGGGGATCATGACACTGGTTGATGAACAGCGTCAGCAGGAGATTCTCGATGCACTGGCCGATCACAATGTGAATTACTGCTCCGGTGGCTCTGCGGCCAACACCATTGTCGGCATTGCCGATATGGGTGGAAAATCAGCCTACGCCTGTAAAACGGGCGCTGACGGTTTCGGCCAGCAGTATCTGGACGAAATGAGGAAGCTCGGCATCACTATCGAGGTACCCCAGACCGAAGGCCAGAGCGGCACCTGTGTGGTACTGATTACCCCCGACGCACAGCGTACCATGCTGACCAACCTCGGCATCTCCTCCTCCCTTGATGAGGATGACATTGTCGAGAGCGAGATCGCCAAAGCCAAATACCTCTATGTTGAGGGTTACCTCTTTGCCGGCGATTCCACCAAAGCAGCTGCACTCAAAGCGATTGAATATGCCATAAAACATAACGTCAAGGTGGCACTGACCGTCTCCGACCCTTTCCTGATCCACCTCTTCAAGGATCAATTCCAGCAGCTGATCGAAGGCCCTGTCGACCTGCTCTTCTGTAACGAGGAGGAGGCCAAAGCACTGACTGGACTGGAAGATCCTATCGACTGCGCCCACGCTATTCACAAACACTGCGAAAATGTCGCGCTCACCCTCGGCAAGAACGGCTCAATCATCATGCATGAGGGCGAAGCGTTCCCTGTTGAAGGGGTTGAGGTCGATGCAATCGATACCACAGGTGCCGGCGACATGTATGCCGCTGGCCTCCTCTACGGCATCACCAACGGCATCCCCTGGCAGAAAGCCGGCCATCTCGGTTCACATGCAGCAGGTGTCGTGGTCTCCCAGCTGGGCGCACGCTTGCCTGCCGCATTGAGTTTCGATGAGATCCAACATCTTCTAGATTAA